A section of the Acropora muricata isolate sample 2 chromosome 4, ASM3666990v1, whole genome shotgun sequence genome encodes:
- the LOC136912904 gene encoding Golgi-associated plant pathogenesis-related protein 1-like, which translates to MHHNFAVLLLSLPILLQAVVSLPFKVQCVRWHNRFRAKHQAPPVKWDPALANDAKKWANYLAANNLFQHDRNRRNQGENLYWSSKKLANPCIVATQSFYDEVKYYNFNKPGFSSRTGHFTQVVWKSTKRIGAAYATRKDGSFVVVIRYSPPGNYIGENQFRNNVLPAKAEDGLVMNLLYPRGERGRMRVSQ; encoded by the exons ATGCACCACAATTTCGCTGTCCTCCTGTTGTCTTTGCCTATCTTGTTGCAAGCAG tgGTGTCTCTCCCATTTAAGGTTCAATGCGTGAGATGGCACAACCGATTTCGCGCAAAACATCAG GCACCTCCGGTTAAGTGGGATCCTGCACTTGCAAATGACGCGAAGAAGTGGGCCAATTACTTGGCAGCCAACAATTTATTTCAACATGACCGGAATCGCCGAAATCAGGGCGAGAATCTTTATTGGAGCTCGAAAAAACTCGCTAacccttgcattgtggccacCCAAAGCTTTTACGATGAAGTAAAATATTACAATTTTAACAAACCCGGATTTTCATCAAGGACAGGACATTTTACTCAG GTTGTATGGAAAAGTACTAAGCGGATAGGAGCAGCTTATGCGACCAGAAAGGATGGCTCTTTTGTCGTGGTGATACGATATTCCCCTCCTGGTAACTACATAGGAGAGAATCAGTTCAGGAATAATGTTCTGCCTGCAAAAGCAGAAGACGGCTTGGTCATGAATCTACTATATCCCCGTGGGGAAAGGGGACGAATGAGGGTGTCGCAGTAA